The genomic interval TAGGCAAAGGTCGTCGTATTCGGGGTGGGCGCATCGTCGGTCACACTCGCCAGGCGCGTCAGGAGGTCGTAGGCGAAGGTGAGCGTCCGAGTCGTAGCATCGACGGAGCGGAGTCGGTTGTCGTCGCTGTCATAGGCGAAGGTGGTGAAGATCGGCCAGTTGTTGCTGTCATCCTTGCGTTCGACCCGTTCGAGGCGGCCCTCGGTGTCGTAGCGGAGGCGACGAAGCTGGCCCTCGCCGGCTGAGGTGGTGGTGCCGATCTCAACTTCGGAGAGGAAGCGGCCAGGAGGCGCGGCACTGAAAGCGCCCACGGCGCTTGGGCCCCGGTAGCGAAAGAACGTCGACTCGCGATCTGGGGTCATCGCATTCTTCGTCTCGACGAGCCGGCCCAGGTCATCCCACACGAAGTCGGTCGTGTTCCCGCGAGCATCGGTCACCGAGCCAGCAAGCCCCCGGGCATCGTACGTGAAGCTCCGCTTCAGATGCGGATCAGGGGATCCGTTCACTTCGAGCTCGATCTCCTCGAGGAGCCCGACGCTCGCCGCGGGAACCGCGAAGTAC from bacterium carries:
- a CDS encoding RHS repeat protein — translated: FHTDYTFHRAGPDITNIKEIKRLDDDGSVLETTAFTYDLNGQLETITPPAVSPADGLKIVRKYFAVPAASVGLLEEIELEVNGSPDPHLKRSFTYDARGLAGSVTDARGNTTDFVWDDLGRLVETKNAMTPDRESTFFRYRGPSAVGAFSAAPPGRFLSEVEIGTTTSAGEGQLRRLRYDTEGRLERVERKDDSNNWPIFTTFAYDSDDNRLRSVDATTRTLTFAYDLLTRLASVTDDAPTPNTTTFAYDAVGNRTEILDAKSRQTLFRYDDLDRLIEVEQVAEGL